The Aptenodytes patagonicus chromosome 10, bAptPat1.pri.cur, whole genome shotgun sequence genomic sequence AGGGTCTGTCACCGCCTGTCCCCCTGGGATCGCGGAGCTGAAGTCGTGGTGGGGGAGCCCCGTGCCCCATGAGTGAGGGGCAGTGACTGCGGCTGGGGGGGGACACCTGGCCCCGGGATGGcatcgccccccccccggccagtgTCACTCCTGGACTGGGGTCATGCCCCTGGGATGGTGTCACCCCGGGCTGGCGTCACCCCCAGCCAATGTCACCCCTAGTCTGGCATCACCCCTGGCCGGTGTCACCCTAAAGCTGGCGTCACCCACAGGTTGGCGTCACCCCTGGGCTGCCATCACCCCGGCCAGTGTCACCCCTGGTCTGGTATCGTACCCCAGGATGGCCATCACCCCGACCAGTGTCACCCCTGGTCTGGTATCGTACCCCAGGATGGCCATCACCCCGACCAGTGTCACCCCTGGTCTGGTATCGTACCCCAGGATGGCCATCACCCCGACCAGTGTCACCCCTGGTCTGGTATCGTACCCCAGGATGGCCATCACCCCGACCAGTGTCACCCCTGGTCTGGTATCGTACCCCAGGATGGCCATCACCCCGGCCAGTGTCACCCCAGGATGGCCATCACCCCCAGGCCCACGTCACCCCTGGCCTGGTGTCATGTCCCAGGCTGGCATCACTCGCAGGGCAGTGTCACCCCCAGGCTGGTGTCACCCCTGAGTGGCAGCGGGTCCCCATGTGTGCTGGTGCCACAGCAAGGGCACCTTGCCTGGGTCCATGTGGTCCTCCAGCGTTTGGAACAGCAGCACCCATCAAGGCACCCCCCCCAGTGAGGTGCTCCTGCTGACTTGGGGACATCCCCCTGCCACCAGCTGTCCCCAGTGAAGCTGGTCCAAtgtcccagctgccagcagcatcccGTGGCCCTGGCCACCACCCTGGAGACAGGGCATCTTCACACCCCGCGGCGTCCCGGGGTGAGGAGGTGACAGGGTGTCAAACAAGCcgggtgacactggggtggggggaggtcaGTTCTTGAACATGTCGCACAGCAGCTTCTCCATGGGGGTGTTGCCGATGGTCCGGCGGAAGAAGAGCAGTTCCACGCGCTCGGAGGAGATGAAGCGCAGCGccgggaggagcagcagcagcttcccgAACCTGGGGGACAGAGCGGTGGCCATGGGTGGGTGTCCCCACCTCTGGTGTCAcccatggggacatggggacggcGGTACCTGACAGGCTGCCCGGGGTAGTGAGAACAGTTGTGCTGGCCCAGCATCACCTGTGACTGGTCCTGCAGGTTCTCCACCTGCTCAGGGTCCTTCAGGCCGCGGGTCTCTGCAGGGACAAAGGGGTGacggggtggggtggggacatggggacagacAGCAGCGGGTGCTGGTGGGTCCCCCACCTGGTTTGAAGAGCACCACGGCCTTCATGCAGGCAAATTCGGTGGGGTCGACGGCCAGCGCCTTGAAGCGGCCGAGGGTCTCCTGCAGCGCCTGGACGtccagggcagctggcagcagcttgCCAGGGGCTGGCTCGGGGACGGCCAGCAGCGGGCAGCTCTCCAGGGGCATGGACCACTGGATGGCACAGAGCAGGAACAGCTCGCTCCACGCTTCCTCCAGCAGGATCACCTGGGGTGAGGGGGGCAAGCCCCAAAAACCCCCGTCACCCCCAAAGCCTCCAGCACCTGAAACCACCACATTGGTTGGGCTGCAGAGCATCTTCTGGGGGGGGGACCCCCAGACCCTGCAGAGAATGTTGTGGGGATGCTCCAGCCATCCCCCTCCCACTGGTTGCCTACATTTTTGGGGGTCCCGGTTGTCCCATAGGGGGGTCCCCAATGCCCCATGGGGGTCCCCAACCCCACCTGGTCACGGAAGGGCAGGTTGGAGAAGACGGGCAGGTTTTTGGCCCATTTCACGGCCATGAAGAGGAGACGCGCTGAGGTCTCGTAGACGTTTTCGGGGCTGGCCGCCGGGTACGGTGCCACCTGGTACTCACTGGCCGCTCGCTCCGGCTCGCCGCCTGTCACATCCACCGTCTCATCAGCTGCGGGGACAGAAGAGGACGCTGGTGGTCACCCCATTGTGGGGACAACCCCCTGCCCGTCCCCTCCCCACCGGTGGCCACCCACCATCCTCAGGCTCCAGCTTGGCACAGGTCTCGGCCGTCATCAGGCTGGCCATGAAGCGATGGTTGGTGGGCGGTGTGGGTGCTCGGGGACCCGGGGTGATGGCGACAGTGGCACCGGGACCacggggagctgggcagggagtcgGGGGGACCTCACGGGTGGTGGTCACATGCTCAGGGGGCAGCTCGGCATCCAGCTCGATGCTGTCCAGCCGGACCTGCGCCGTGCTGCGGGGCTGGCGCTCATTCTGCACAGCTGCGGGGACAAGGTGGCATCAGCACCGGCCACTCTGCTATCACCCCCGCTGTCTGCCACCGTGTGACCCCCCCCACCCGTCTTACCATCCTTGTTCATGCCAGCCTGCAGGCACTTCTTCAGCCGGCAGGCCTGGCACTGGTTGCGGTGCGCCTTGTCCACTGGGCACAGCCCTGTCCCCGCCTGGCACCTATGGGGAGAGGTGGCACCCGGCTGCAGCCCCTGGGGTGGCCCCTGTCCCTGGGGCACAGGTGTCCTGCCCCCATGGGTGCCATGTCCTGGGGGTGCTTTGTCCCTGTTGGGTGTCTTGTCCCCCCACAATGGGTGCCCCGCCATGATGGGCACCCTGTCCCCAATGGGTCCCCTGTCCCAATGAATGCCCTGTCCCCAGTGGGTGCCCTGTCCCCTCTGTGGGTGCACTGTCCCAGTGAATACACTGCCTTGATGGCTGTCCTGGCCCCATGGGTGTCCTGGACCTCTCCCAGGGTCCCCACCTCACTGGGCACCTGTCCCCTGGTCCCTGCCCTGCGGGGTGTCCATCCCATGGGTCCATACCCCACTGGGTGCCTGTCCCCCTAGTCTCTGCCCCACTGGGTGTTCATCCCCAAGGTCTCTATCCCTCTGGGTGCCCATCCCCTGGGGTCCCTGTCCCACTGGGTTCACATCCCCCTGGTCCCTACCCTGATGGGTGCCTGTCTCCCTGGTCCCTGACCCACTGGGTGCCTGTCCCGCCAGTCCCTGACGCACTGGGTGCCCATCCCCTGGGTCCTTGCCTTGCTGGGTGCCCATTCCCAGGTCCTTGCCCCACTGGCTGCTCATCCCACCCTGGTCCCTGCCCCACGGGGATCCCCCCACCCCCGTCCCCACCTGTAGATGAGCTTCCTGCGGACACTGCGCTTGAAGAAGCCGCTGCAGCCGTTGCAGGCGTAGATGCCGTAGTGCTTCCCGCTGCTGGTGTCCCCGCACACCTTGCACAGCAGCACGGGGCTCAGCACCTTGCCGGGGGCCGGGCTCAGCCCTGCAGGAGCGGAGCCAACACATTCGGGGTGACTCGGGACACCCCAGCGTCCCTCATCCCTCCCACTagtccccagtgcccccccagcaCGCTGGTGATGGAGTGGTTTCCACCTCCACTGGTCCAGCCCAGGGACATGGATGGGGACACCTCAGGGACTCTAGGGTTTGCAGATGGGGTTCAGCATCTCCCCACACCCCAGTGACTGGGATGCTGCGGGATGAGCTCTCATGGGACTTTTAGAAGGGGATGAAATGTTGTCCCTAGGGATGGGGACACCAGGTGTCCCAGTCGGGGGATGCCAGGCAtcccagagaagggccacaaccAGGGACTGGAGGTGTCCTGACACGGCTGGGGACACTGGGCATCCCAGCAAGGGGCTGTGGGCATCCCAGAGAAGGGTCACAGCAGGAGACCGCGGGgaccctggagaagggcaggGGACCATGGGCATCCAGGAGAGGGCTGTGGCTGGGGACTGCAGGCATCCTGCAGAAGGGCCATAGCTGGGGACCCTGGGGATCCTGGAGAAGGACCATGATGAGGACCATGGGCATCGTGGAGAGCACTGGGGTTGGGGACTGCAGGCATCCTGGCCCAGAGAAGAACCACGATGAGGACCCTCAGTATCTTGGAGAAGGGTGATAGCTGAGGACCCCGGGCATCCAGGAGGAGGACCACGATGGGGACCCCATGTATCTTGGAGAAGAACCACGATGAGGACCCCAGGCATCCCAGATAAGGACCGTGATGGGGGCCCCCACCATCCTGGTGAAGGACTACAATGGAGACCCCAGCCATCCCTGAGAAGGACCATGTTGGGGACCCTGGATATCTTGGAGAAGGACTGTGATGGGGACCCCAGCCATCCTGAAGAAAGACCCCACTGGTGACCGCGGTCCCGCCGTGTCGCACCGACTCAAGCAGAACACCACCTCTTACCCGTGGGGCTATCATCCAGCCCAGCGCTCACCACCGACCCCACCGGCGACGCAGCCATCCCGTACCCGGCGTTCCTGACCTCtgtctctcccctccctctggctGCCACCACGGTGGGTGCCCCCGGGTCTGGCGAGGCGGTGGGTGCTccggcagctctgcaggcagcggGGTTCTTGCCTTGCTCTCTTCAAGGCAGCTTAGTGGCGGGCGCTGTGTAAGCAGCCGCCTCTTTGTCACCCTCTTAATCTTTAGTGTCTGCGCAGGGAGGGGGGGGATCAATCAGCCACgcaatgaagaattaaaaaggtGCTGAGCCCCAGCCCTGTAACTCTAAACCCCGCGACACCCAAGCCACCCCCGCCACGCGCCACCACAGGCCACTGTGGGGGTGTCACCCTGCCACCGTGTGTACCTCCCCCCCTACCCAGCATTGCAAGGCTGAGATTGCGGCGGAGGTGGGAGACAGGGCTTGGGGTAGGGACCCCCATATGTGTCCCCCCCACTTAGGACCCACTGGGTCCTATAAGCGCATAAGCCCTTCACTAAGGCGGTTAGAGGGGAATAACGAAAAGTGGTAATTAAGGGGGTAATTTCCCTGCCCCCAAGTAATTAATTACCAGCCctgatggggaggggaggggggatgttcggtgccccccccccccccccccggtgcctcGGTTTCCCGTCCCGGGGGGACACGGGGGCCCCTGGGGGCAGGACTGCTGACATGGCAGCGGGTGGAGGCCAGGTGGCCCCCAGGGTTACGCAACTGCTACTAAACCCTTGCTGTGACAGGGCAGCACAATTTGGGATTTGAGGGCTTTATCCGCTAAAccccccctgcccagctcagggGGATGGTGGGTGGCCACCATCACCCAGCCCGGGTTGTCCCCAGGGATGGGCCAGGCTGTGGCCGGGGGTCCCCGGCCCCCTGTGTCCCTCCCGGGGGGGGGCTCAGGCTGCGACCCTGGGGGTGTTGTTGCTGTCTGTGGCCCCAGCGGAGGTGTCCCAGGGGACGGGTGCTGGCAATGGGTCCCTGCTGAGGGCTGGCGGCAGTGACACCAGTAGATCCGGGGGCTGGGGGGTCAGCCCTCCAtcatccctgcctgctgcatgGTGCCATCATCCTGCCTGCTGCATGGCTCCATCCCCGCTGGCCGCAGCATTGCTCcatcctcctctgcctgcagcatcGCTTCATCCCCGCTGCCTGCACCATTGCTCAtgttcccctgcctgcagcatcgCTCCATCCCCCCCCGCCTGCAGCGTGGCTCCATCACCCTGACTGCAGCATTGCTCCGatttcccctgcctgcagcataTCTCCACCATCCTGCCTGCCTGTAGCATGGCTCCATCATCCTTGCCTGCAGCATTGTTCCatcacctctgcctgcagcacccctcCACCCCCGGGACCCCCTGTCCCCCCCGGGGTGCCCCGTCCGACCCCGCAGCCCCCCATCCTGCGGCGGGCCCCCACCCTGACCCAGATCTCTGACAGCCACCATCTGCAGCAGCGGCCGCCCTCCTCCCTCTGCAGAATTATGACGCTGGGTTAATGCGGCAGGAGCAAGCTGTCACCTCGCCCTGCCCGTCCCTTGCCCGCGGCTTAGGTGCCTCCAGACCCTTCAGCAGAGCTTCACCCATGGGTGAAACAACCCCCGGTGCCCGATCCGGGGGTGCCAGGAGCACCCACACCCCAGGATGCCAGCCCACCCATGGGTGACACGGGGACCCGGGTGCCCGGTGCCAGGGGACGTCGGGGAGCGGCCAGCATGGCGATACATGCTGAGTCGGCTAATTTGCCCGTCCCCTCCTCGCCGTTGGGTAAAAGCCAGCT encodes the following:
- the NR2E3 gene encoding photoreceptor-specific nuclear receptor, which codes for MAASPVGSVVSAGLDDSPTGLSPAPGKVLSPVLLCKVCGDTSSGKHYGIYACNGCSGFFKRSVRRKLIYRCQAGTGLCPVDKAHRNQCQACRLKKCLQAGMNKDAVQNERQPRSTAQVRLDSIELDAELPPEHVTTTREVPPTPCPAPRGPGATVAITPGPRAPTPPTNHRFMASLMTAETCAKLEPEDADETVDVTGGEPERAASEYQVAPYPAASPENVYETSARLLFMAVKWAKNLPVFSNLPFRDQVILLEEAWSELFLLCAIQWSMPLESCPLLAVPEPAPGKLLPAALDVQALQETLGRFKALAVDPTEFACMKAVVLFKPETRGLKDPEQVENLQDQSQVMLGQHNCSHYPGQPVRFGKLLLLLPALRFISSERVELLFFRRTIGNTPMEKLLCDMFKN